In Thermocrinis minervae, a single genomic region encodes these proteins:
- the ahcY gene encoding adenosylhomocysteinase has protein sequence MQYHVKDLSLADVGRDRIEWAEKDMPVLRSIRERFSREKPFQGMRIGACLHVTTETANLVLTLKEGGAEVFLAASNPLSTQDDVAAALVKYFGIHVFAVKGEDTQTYYSHLRAVIESRPNIVIDDGADLISTIHKEYPSLAEEILGGMEETTTGVIRLKAMARDKVLRFPIIAVNDAYTKHMFDNRYGTGQSTIDAILRATNRLLAGSYFVVAGYGWCGKGVAQRARGMGAIVVVTEVDPIKALEARMDGFLVMPMREAAKIGDFFVTVTGNTSVIREEHIRLMKDGAIISNSGHFNVEIDIQALERLSKSKRRIREYVEEYTLEDGRRIYLLAEGRLVNLAAAEGHPASVMDMSFANQALSAEYILKNHSNLQKDVYKVPDEIDRQVAMLKLKAMGIQIDELTPDQIRYLSSWEHGT, from the coding sequence ATGCAATACCATGTGAAAGATTTGTCTTTGGCTGATGTAGGTAGAGACCGTATTGAGTGGGCCGAGAAGGATATGCCCGTGCTTAGATCCATAAGGGAAAGGTTTTCAAGGGAAAAACCCTTCCAGGGTATGCGCATAGGTGCCTGCTTGCACGTAACCACAGAGACAGCCAACCTGGTGCTAACCCTAAAGGAGGGTGGAGCAGAGGTATTCCTGGCTGCCTCCAATCCCCTTTCCACCCAGGATGATGTAGCGGCTGCTTTGGTTAAGTACTTTGGTATACATGTTTTTGCCGTGAAAGGAGAGGACACGCAGACTTACTACTCACACCTGAGGGCAGTGATAGAGAGCAGGCCAAACATAGTGATAGACGACGGTGCAGATCTCATTTCCACCATACACAAAGAGTACCCTTCCCTGGCTGAGGAGATCCTAGGTGGTATGGAAGAGACTACCACAGGAGTGATAAGACTCAAAGCCATGGCCAGAGACAAAGTCCTTAGGTTTCCCATAATTGCCGTCAACGATGCTTACACAAAACACATGTTTGACAACAGGTACGGGACTGGCCAGTCTACCATAGATGCCATCCTCAGGGCCACCAACAGGCTACTGGCGGGTTCTTACTTTGTGGTAGCCGGCTATGGCTGGTGCGGTAAGGGTGTAGCTCAAAGGGCAAGGGGCATGGGAGCCATAGTCGTAGTCACAGAAGTGGATCCCATAAAGGCACTGGAGGCTCGTATGGATGGCTTTTTGGTGATGCCCATGCGCGAGGCTGCCAAGATAGGAGACTTCTTCGTTACAGTCACGGGGAACACTTCCGTCATAAGGGAGGAGCACATAAGGCTTATGAAGGATGGAGCCATCATATCCAACTCGGGACACTTCAACGTGGAGATAGACATCCAGGCCCTGGAAAGGCTAAGCAAAAGCAAGAGGAGGATAAGGGAGTACGTGGAAGAGTACACCCTTGAGGACGGAAGAAGGATATACCTGTTGGCTGAAGGAAGGCTTGTAAACCTTGCTGCGGCTGAAGGACATCCGGCTTCTGTTATGGACATGTCCTTTGCCAACCAGGCCCTCTCGGCTGAGTATATCCTTAAGAACCACAGCAACCTACAGAAGGATGTCTATAAGGTTCCCGACGAGATAGACAGGCAGGTGGCAATGCTAAAGTTGAAGGCTATGGGTATACAGATAGACGAGCTCACTCCGGACCAGATCAGGTACCTCTCCTCCTGGGAGCATGGCACCTAA
- the panB gene encoding 3-methyl-2-oxobutanoate hydroxymethyltransferase, whose translation MDRQVTIRTLFQKKKEGKKITMISTYDYLSAKLCDEVGIDCILVGDSLGMVFQGMESTLHVSLEDMIYHAKAVRRGAKRSFVIADMPFMSYQVSLEEALRNCGRVVKEAQVNAVKLEGGEEISELVYRLTSIGIPVVGHVGFTPQSINVLGGYRVVGKGEERERVKKDLKALEEAGAFMVVLEAVPMDLTKELWENSRSILIGIGAGPYCDGQVLVFHDLVGLVEEIKPKFVKRYAEGAKIFRQALIQFKEEVEKGIYPSEEESYG comes from the coding sequence ATGGATAGGCAGGTAACCATAAGGACCCTCTTCCAGAAGAAAAAAGAGGGTAAGAAGATCACTATGATCTCCACATACGATTACCTATCCGCCAAGCTCTGTGATGAGGTGGGTATAGATTGCATACTCGTGGGTGATTCGTTGGGTATGGTCTTTCAGGGTATGGAGAGCACCTTGCATGTGAGCCTGGAGGATATGATATACCACGCTAAAGCTGTAAGGCGTGGGGCAAAAAGGTCTTTTGTAATAGCGGATATGCCCTTTATGAGCTATCAGGTCTCCTTGGAGGAAGCCTTAAGGAACTGTGGGAGAGTTGTAAAGGAAGCACAAGTCAACGCCGTCAAGCTAGAAGGAGGAGAGGAGATCTCGGAGCTCGTCTACAGGCTCACCAGCATAGGCATACCCGTGGTAGGTCATGTGGGCTTTACCCCTCAAAGCATAAACGTATTAGGCGGTTACAGAGTGGTAGGTAAAGGTGAAGAAAGGGAAAGGGTAAAAAAAGATCTTAAGGCCTTGGAGGAGGCGGGAGCCTTCATGGTGGTGCTTGAGGCTGTACCCATGGATCTGACTAAGGAACTATGGGAGAACTCAAGGAGTATACTCATAGGTATAGGAGCTGGACCTTACTGCGATGGGCAGGTTCTAGTTTTCCATGACCTTGTGGGGTTAGTGGAGGAGATAAAGCCCAAGTTTGTCAAAAGGTACGCAGAGGGTGCTAAGATCTTTAGACAAGCCCTTATTCAGTTTAAGGAAGAGGTGGAAAAGGGTATATATCCTTCTGAGGAAGAGAGCTATGGATGA
- a CDS encoding pseudouridine synthase: MEGGKVLVRLNRYLSMCGVASRRKADELIKAGRVKVNGIVVREFGYRVDPEKDTVEVDGKVVKPKGFVYIILNKPCCYLTQLGSSKDSKKTIEELLKDVPVRVYPAGRLDYNAEGLLLLTNDGELANRVLHPRYKLPKVYHALVRGKVHPNTLKRMLEGAQLEDGFAKPDSVRIIRYEEDNTLLEIVFHEGRKHIVKRFLAHFGHKVLRLKRVAIGPIKLGKLPPGKWRYLNKEEVAKLKKALGLKE, translated from the coding sequence ATGGAAGGAGGAAAGGTACTGGTAAGGTTAAACAGATATCTCTCCATGTGCGGTGTAGCATCCCGTAGGAAAGCAGACGAACTTATCAAGGCTGGCAGGGTAAAGGTGAACGGCATAGTGGTTAGAGAGTTTGGCTACAGGGTAGACCCTGAGAAGGATACGGTAGAGGTAGACGGAAAAGTAGTAAAGCCAAAGGGCTTTGTGTACATAATCCTCAACAAGCCATGCTGTTACCTTACACAGCTTGGAAGCTCCAAGGACAGCAAAAAGACCATAGAAGAGCTTTTGAAGGATGTGCCCGTGAGGGTTTACCCAGCGGGTAGGCTTGACTACAATGCTGAAGGACTCCTACTCCTCACCAATGATGGAGAGCTGGCCAACAGGGTACTCCACCCACGCTACAAGCTTCCCAAAGTCTACCACGCCCTCGTAAGAGGTAAGGTTCACCCTAACACGTTAAAGCGTATGTTAGAAGGTGCTCAGCTTGAAGACGGTTTTGCCAAACCAGACTCTGTTCGCATCATAAGGTACGAAGAGGATAACACACTTCTTGAGATAGTCTTTCACGAGGGAAGGAAGCATATAGTCAAAAGGTTCCTGGCCCACTTTGGTCATAAGGTCTTAAGGCTCAAGAGGGTAGCCATAGGTCCCATAAAGCTTGGAAAGCTTCCTCCAGGAAAGTGGCGATACTTAAACAAGGAGGAGGTAGCCAAGCTAAAGAAGGCATTAGGTCTAAAAGAGTAG
- a CDS encoding 6-pyruvoyl trahydropterin synthase family protein translates to MVKWVISKTFRFEAGHRVWKQNLTMGRGSVFTKEIPQNKCINLHGHSYVLEVYLGSDTLSQQEMVMDFYHLKNALKDLIEEIDHSFIIDVHDPIYPELKAVAEKYGAFKIFPVEFCPTAEALAKFFYDFLKEKLKEAGLLEEVKVVKVVLWETATSKAEYSECT, encoded by the coding sequence ATGGTAAAGTGGGTAATAAGCAAAACTTTTAGGTTTGAGGCAGGACACCGCGTCTGGAAGCAGAACTTGACCATGGGAAGGGGTTCTGTGTTTACCAAAGAAATACCCCAGAACAAGTGCATAAACTTACACGGCCATAGTTACGTCTTAGAGGTTTACCTTGGTTCTGACACCCTAAGCCAGCAGGAGATGGTGATGGACTTTTATCACCTAAAAAATGCCCTTAAGGACCTCATAGAGGAGATAGACCACAGTTTTATAATAGACGTGCACGATCCCATATATCCAGAGCTCAAAGCTGTGGCGGAGAAGTATGGGGCCTTTAAGATATTCCCTGTAGAATTCTGTCCAACCGCTGAAGCTCTGGCCAAGTTCTTCTATGACTTTCTCAAAGAAAAACTAAAGGAGGCTGGGCTTTTAGAAGAGGTTAAGGTAGTAAAGGTTGTCCTCTGGGAAACTGCTACCTCCAAGGCCGAATACTCTGAATGTACCTGA
- a CDS encoding GspE/PulE family protein, producing MDETALIQHFYKVGYITKEHIEKAFEILQKDRSRNVIDVLFEIGALDDNKLLDFYKKHLPGKIWNGNVEEVEIPENIIKELPEDLLRRNMIAPVSYKNGVLTVITLNPYNQQIINELRFKTRIDKVNAMFAPRRTIEAVLDKLFPTVGKILEDLEPEGEVEIEQEEIDFSDQALLAAADEGPVVKLANAIITEAVKKGASDIHIEPYEKSLVVRYRIDGILRVYHEFKQPSLKASLISRFKIMAGVDISEKRKPQDGRIRLKIDGRRIDLRFSSVPTIHGEKVVMRIQKAESYLNVKLEDLGFEPDDLEKFRKAIWTPWGMVLVTGPTGSGKTTTLYSALMERNTPDVNIMTAEDPVEVAIPGLNQVQINEKAGVDFATVLRAFLRQDPDIILIGEIRDRETAEIGIKAALTGHLVFSTLHTNDAPSSITRLVDMGIEPFLVGSSVILIVAQRLIRKLCPVCKVPDQTPREALVRMGVLKDISENLVIYTHKEGGCEECNYTGYKGRTAVHEILVVDEEIRKLIVKGATAEDIRDLARQKGMRTLYEAGLLKVRKGITSLYEVARVLAK from the coding sequence ATGGATGAAACAGCCCTAATACAACATTTTTACAAAGTGGGTTACATAACGAAAGAGCATATTGAAAAAGCTTTTGAAATACTTCAGAAAGATAGATCAAGAAATGTTATAGATGTGCTCTTTGAGATAGGTGCTCTGGATGACAATAAACTCTTGGATTTTTATAAAAAGCATCTCCCAGGTAAAATATGGAATGGTAATGTTGAAGAAGTAGAAATACCAGAAAACATCATAAAAGAATTACCTGAAGATTTACTAAGAAGGAACATGATAGCACCTGTGTCCTACAAAAATGGTGTACTCACAGTAATAACTCTTAACCCTTACAACCAGCAGATCATAAACGAGCTTAGGTTCAAAACCAGAATAGACAAAGTTAACGCGATGTTTGCTCCTAGAAGGACTATAGAGGCAGTTCTTGATAAGCTCTTTCCCACTGTTGGAAAGATTCTAGAGGATCTTGAACCAGAAGGTGAGGTAGAGATAGAACAGGAGGAGATAGACTTTTCGGATCAAGCTCTTCTTGCAGCTGCGGACGAAGGACCAGTGGTCAAGCTCGCGAACGCTATAATAACAGAGGCGGTAAAAAAAGGCGCATCCGACATACACATAGAGCCGTATGAGAAGTCTTTGGTTGTAAGGTATAGGATAGACGGTATACTGAGGGTTTACCATGAGTTTAAACAACCATCCTTAAAAGCGAGCCTTATCTCTAGGTTTAAGATAATGGCTGGTGTTGATATCTCAGAAAAGAGAAAACCTCAAGACGGGAGGATAAGGCTAAAGATAGATGGTAGGAGGATAGACCTTAGGTTTTCCTCAGTACCCACCATACATGGTGAGAAGGTGGTCATGCGTATCCAGAAGGCTGAAAGCTATCTTAATGTGAAGTTAGAAGATTTAGGCTTTGAACCCGATGATCTTGAAAAGTTTAGGAAGGCCATATGGACGCCCTGGGGAATGGTTTTGGTTACAGGTCCTACTGGTTCGGGTAAAACTACAACCCTGTACTCGGCTCTCATGGAGAGGAACACCCCGGACGTTAACATAATGACAGCCGAAGACCCTGTTGAGGTGGCAATACCGGGACTCAACCAGGTGCAGATAAACGAAAAGGCGGGTGTTGACTTTGCAACGGTGCTAAGAGCTTTCCTAAGACAGGACCCGGACATAATACTCATAGGTGAGATAAGGGACAGGGAAACGGCAGAGATAGGTATAAAGGCAGCTCTAACCGGACACCTTGTCTTCTCAACCTTACACACCAACGATGCTCCAAGCTCTATAACCAGGCTAGTGGACATGGGTATTGAACCCTTCCTTGTGGGTTCTTCCGTCATACTTATAGTAGCCCAAAGGCTCATAAGGAAGCTATGTCCTGTGTGCAAAGTTCCCGATCAAACACCCAGGGAAGCTCTTGTTAGGATGGGTGTTCTAAAAGATATTTCAGAAAACCTTGTCATATATACACATAAAGAAGGTGGGTGTGAGGAGTGCAACTATACAGGGTACAAGGGTAGGACAGCCGTGCACGAGATACTCGTCGTGGATGAAGAGATAAGGAAACTTATAGTTAAGGGTGCCACGGCGGAGGACATAAGAGACTTAGCAAGACAAAAGGGTATGAGGACCCTTTACGAAGCTGGTCTCCTGAAGGTAAGGAAGGGTATAACCTCTCTGTATGAGGTGGCCAGGGTTTTAGCCAAGTGA
- a CDS encoding RtcB family protein → MKELLVKESDYVYVLPKGTVQGQKVPVYFYLSDKLFELLEEDAIKQAANASTLPGVEGAIYVMPDVHVGYGFPVGGVMATRLEDGIISPGSIGYDINCGVRLIATNLRAEDIVPVRKQLMERILQEVPAGVGSTGKIKLSRSELREVAVKGARWAVERGFGFEEDLEHIESFGALPNADPSYVSTDAFDRGSDELGTVGSGNHFVEVQVVDEIYDQEIAKKLGLDVGQVCIMVHSGSRGFGHQVCVDYLRIARESLKRYNIDLPDMQLACMPINSEEGQAYFKAMNSAANYAFANRQILGFITADTIRKFLRISWQELGYRLIYDLAHNIGKVEIHKGKKLLVHRKGATRAFPPYNPEVPPAYRDIGQPVLIPGDIGRYSFLLVGQPRSMEISFGSACHGAGRVMSRTKAKEFVKKEGLEKILKDLVVVARGKGTIMEEIPQAYKDVSEVVRVVDALGIAKMVLRLRPVGTLKG, encoded by the coding sequence ATGAAGGAGCTTTTGGTAAAGGAAAGTGATTACGTCTACGTGCTTCCGAAAGGAACAGTACAGGGACAGAAGGTACCCGTCTACTTTTACCTAAGTGACAAACTCTTTGAACTCCTTGAGGAAGATGCCATAAAGCAGGCGGCAAATGCCTCCACCCTTCCCGGTGTGGAAGGAGCCATATACGTAATGCCAGACGTACACGTGGGCTACGGATTTCCTGTGGGTGGTGTCATGGCCACAAGACTGGAGGACGGCATCATAAGCCCCGGTAGCATAGGCTACGACATAAACTGCGGAGTCAGACTCATAGCCACAAATCTAAGAGCTGAGGACATAGTCCCAGTAAGGAAGCAGCTCATGGAGAGGATACTACAGGAGGTGCCAGCTGGCGTTGGATCCACAGGTAAGATAAAGCTCTCCAGGAGCGAGCTGAGGGAGGTGGCTGTAAAGGGTGCCAGATGGGCTGTGGAAAGAGGCTTTGGCTTTGAGGAGGACCTTGAACATATAGAGAGCTTTGGAGCCCTTCCTAACGCTGACCCTTCCTACGTTTCTACAGATGCCTTTGACAGGGGTTCCGATGAACTGGGTACTGTCGGATCAGGAAACCACTTCGTAGAAGTTCAGGTGGTAGATGAAATATACGATCAAGAGATCGCTAAAAAGCTTGGTTTGGATGTGGGACAGGTATGCATAATGGTACATTCAGGTTCAAGGGGCTTTGGACACCAGGTGTGTGTGGACTACCTGAGGATAGCTAGGGAGAGCCTAAAGAGGTATAACATAGACCTTCCTGACATGCAGCTGGCGTGCATGCCCATAAACTCAGAGGAAGGTCAAGCATATTTTAAGGCCATGAACAGCGCTGCCAACTATGCCTTTGCCAACAGGCAGATACTAGGCTTTATAACAGCCGACACCATAAGGAAGTTCTTGAGGATATCCTGGCAAGAACTTGGTTACAGGCTAATCTACGACCTTGCCCACAACATAGGCAAGGTAGAGATCCATAAGGGCAAGAAACTCCTAGTGCATAGAAAGGGAGCCACGAGAGCCTTTCCACCCTACAACCCAGAGGTACCGCCAGCTTACAGGGACATAGGACAGCCTGTACTCATACCAGGAGACATAGGCAGATACTCTTTCTTACTTGTAGGTCAACCCAGGAGTATGGAGATAAGCTTCGGAAGCGCATGCCATGGCGCGGGTAGGGTCATGTCAAGGACTAAAGCCAAGGAGTTCGTAAAGAAGGAAGGATTGGAAAAGATACTAAAGGACCTTGTAGTGGTGGCAAGAGGTAAGGGAACCATAATGGAGGAGATACCACAGGCATACAAGGACGTCTCTGAGGTGGTCAGAGTAGTAGACGCCCTGGGCATAGCCAAGATGGTACTAAGGCTTAGACCTGTAGGAACTTTAAAAGGATAA
- the mqnC gene encoding cyclic dehypoxanthinyl futalosine synthase, protein MRTLSLESIQVKVLEGKRISQEEALYLLEKADLSTLGLLADEVRKRFHKDDIVTFVIDRNVNYTNICVAGCKFCAFQRKVGSPEGYVLDINTILQKVKELVDWGGTTLLMQGGLNPDLPLSYYENLFRTIKAHFPHIQIHSLSAPEIVYLARIEKLSVEEVLKRLKDSGLDSIPGGGAEILSMEVRSFLSPGKCTVEEWELVHTTAHKLGMTSTATMMFGHIEKPQHIVEHLERVRRIQDQTGGFTAFIPWTFKKGNTQLDHLQEASPVYYLKVLALSRIYLDNFRNIQSSHVTQTMQVGMVGLHFGANDMGSVMIEENVISSTSYKVSIPKVEDMVQAIRAAGFIPAQRDTYYNIVRVFQ, encoded by the coding sequence ATGAGAACGTTAAGCTTGGAATCTATACAGGTAAAGGTATTGGAAGGTAAGAGGATAAGCCAAGAAGAAGCCCTCTACCTCCTGGAGAAGGCTGACCTTTCAACCCTTGGCCTTCTAGCCGATGAGGTCAGAAAGAGGTTCCACAAAGATGACATAGTTACCTTCGTCATAGATAGGAACGTAAACTACACCAACATCTGCGTTGCCGGTTGCAAGTTCTGCGCCTTCCAGAGGAAGGTAGGCTCGCCAGAGGGTTACGTACTGGATATAAACACGATACTTCAGAAAGTCAAGGAGCTTGTGGACTGGGGTGGTACCACCCTCCTCATGCAGGGTGGTCTAAACCCAGACCTACCCTTGAGCTACTATGAGAATCTCTTTAGGACCATAAAGGCGCACTTCCCACACATACAGATACACTCCCTCTCAGCCCCCGAGATAGTCTACCTTGCCAGAATAGAAAAGCTGAGTGTGGAGGAAGTTCTAAAGAGATTGAAAGATTCAGGCCTTGACTCCATACCAGGTGGTGGAGCGGAAATCCTCTCTATGGAAGTAAGAAGCTTTTTGAGCCCTGGAAAGTGTACTGTGGAAGAGTGGGAACTTGTTCACACGACTGCCCATAAGCTTGGTATGACTTCAACGGCCACCATGATGTTTGGGCATATAGAGAAACCTCAGCACATAGTGGAGCACTTGGAGAGAGTGAGGCGTATACAGGATCAGACAGGTGGTTTTACAGCCTTCATCCCTTGGACCTTCAAGAAGGGAAACACTCAACTGGACCACCTTCAAGAAGCTTCCCCCGTTTACTACCTTAAGGTCCTTGCTCTATCCCGTATATACCTTGACAACTTCAGGAACATACAAAGCTCACACGTGACCCAAACCATGCAAGTAGGTATGGTGGGTCTTCACTTTGGAGCCAACGACATGGGCAGCGTGATGATAGAGGAAAACGTAATATCTTCTACCAGTTACAAGGTGAGCATACCCAAGGTGGAAGACATGGTCCAGGCCATAAGAGCAGCTGGCTTTATCCCAGCTCAGAGAGACACCTACTACAACATAGTCAGGGTATTTCAGTAG
- a CDS encoding DsrH/TusB family sulfur metabolism protein has translation MVNTLWLVRKLGDFSSDLVQEDDVVVLIQDGVLKFPSKKNWYACKEDTLARGLKLPEDKLLTYSQIAELVVKAKKVVVW, from the coding sequence ATGGTGAACACTCTGTGGCTGGTGAGGAAGCTAGGAGACTTTTCCTCTGACCTGGTTCAAGAGGACGATGTGGTTGTGCTAATCCAGGACGGAGTTCTTAAGTTTCCAAGCAAGAAAAACTGGTATGCCTGCAAGGAGGATACCCTGGCGAGAGGTTTAAAGCTACCGGAGGACAAGCTTCTAACCTACTCTCAAATAGCGGAGCTGGTGGTTAAGGCCAAGAAGGTGGTAGTATGGTAA
- a CDS encoding sulfurtransferase TusA family protein, with protein sequence MEYDKELDIRGEVCPFTFVKSKLVLEQMQVGQILRVVVDYEPSAESVPKSMKEEGQEVLSVNKIGPKEWEIIIRKVR encoded by the coding sequence ATGGAGTACGACAAGGAGCTGGATATAAGAGGTGAGGTGTGTCCCTTCACCTTCGTCAAGAGCAAGCTTGTGCTTGAACAGATGCAAGTAGGACAAATTCTTAGGGTCGTAGTAGACTATGAGCCTTCTGCTGAGAGTGTCCCTAAAAGTATGAAGGAAGAGGGTCAGGAAGTTTTGTCGGTAAACAAAATAGGCCCTAAAGAATGGGAGATAATAATCAGGAAGGTAAGATGA
- a CDS encoding sulfite oxidase-like oxidoreductase: protein MERLPPGQRWIPTPIVYDIVDHIPDWDMDSYRLRVFGQVENPLELTYQQVLELPSVQIVADFHCVTRWSVKDIQWEGVPTKVIAELAKVKPTAKYVMIYCLEGYTTNLPIEYFLAEDSLLAYKMNGQVLPKRHGYPLRLVVPKLYAWKSAKYVCGIEFMEEDRPGFWEQRGYHMRGDPWKEERYW, encoded by the coding sequence ATGGAAAGGTTACCACCAGGACAAAGATGGATACCAACTCCCATAGTCTACGACATAGTGGACCATATCCCTGACTGGGATATGGATTCTTACAGGCTTAGAGTATTTGGTCAGGTGGAAAATCCGCTGGAGCTAACCTACCAACAGGTGTTAGAGCTTCCCTCCGTCCAGATAGTAGCCGACTTTCACTGCGTTACAAGGTGGAGCGTAAAGGACATACAGTGGGAAGGCGTGCCTACCAAGGTGATAGCAGAGTTGGCCAAGGTAAAACCTACGGCCAAGTACGTTATGATTTACTGCCTGGAGGGCTACACCACAAACCTACCCATAGAGTACTTCTTGGCTGAGGACAGCCTTTTGGCTTATAAGATGAACGGACAAGTGCTGCCCAAGAGACACGGCTACCCTCTAAGATTGGTAGTACCAAAGCTTTACGCTTGGAAGAGTGCCAAGTACGTCTGTGGCATAGAGTTCATGGAGGAGGACAGGCCAGGTTTTTGGGAGCAGAGGGGCTACCACATGAGGGGAGACCCATGGAAGGAGGAAAGGTACTGGTAA
- a CDS encoding DsrE family protein has product MKSIVFLIKGDPFSWKTHEAVRVGLALAINSEVYLVFIRDGVYALSRWSPEDLQIYGFEKLLENIEYVNAKLVVEDSSAEERGLKPKDFIKEPIFMSVEDISKLIDQAGAVLVW; this is encoded by the coding sequence ATGAAGAGCATAGTGTTTTTGATAAAAGGAGATCCCTTCTCTTGGAAGACCCATGAAGCTGTAAGGGTAGGCCTGGCGCTAGCCATAAACTCTGAGGTTTACTTGGTGTTCATCAGGGATGGGGTCTATGCCCTCTCAAGATGGAGCCCAGAAGATCTTCAGATATATGGCTTTGAAAAGCTCCTTGAGAACATAGAGTATGTAAACGCCAAGCTCGTGGTTGAGGATAGCTCCGCAGAGGAAAGGGGTTTAAAGCCCAAGGACTTTATAAAGGAGCCTATCTTTATGAGCGTGGAGGATATAAGTAAGCTCATAGATCAGGCTGGAGCTGTGTTAGTATGGTGA
- the radA gene encoding DNA repair protein RadA, translated as MKKLKTRYVCQECGYASVKLYGRCPSCGSWNSMVEEVESPKVQSVPSTSEPIPLHMWEEVKEERRSSGFPALDQALGGGLVLGQVVLIAGEPGIGKSTLLLQVCDRFSKEEGPVLYVSGEESGRQISLRAKRLNIRSENLYLYTETNLSKIVQAIQNMRPSLVVIDSIQTIHSELLESSAGSVAQVRECAFKIAEVCKGLEIPVFIVGQITKEGSIAGPKVLEHLVDTVLSFEGERFNFYRVVKVVKNRFGSVGEMAVFRMTDAGLEEVLEPSAFFLQERVKAPGSVVFPYTEGSKPVLVEVQALTVDALYTTPQRKTQGFDVNRLALILAILEKEVKIFTRDKDVFINVVGGLSLREPAVDLAVALSVVSSVKNKAIEDAIIFGELGLAGEVRAVHFSDIRLKEALRFGFKKAIVPKGSMVEVEGMEIYPVSSIKEAVELLF; from the coding sequence ATGAAGAAGCTAAAGACTAGGTATGTTTGTCAAGAGTGTGGGTATGCCAGTGTAAAACTCTACGGAAGGTGCCCATCCTGTGGAAGCTGGAACTCCATGGTGGAGGAGGTAGAAAGTCCAAAGGTTCAAAGCGTTCCCTCCACTTCAGAACCCATACCCCTCCATATGTGGGAAGAGGTAAAAGAAGAGAGGAGGAGTAGTGGCTTTCCAGCTTTAGACCAAGCTCTTGGTGGGGGCCTTGTCCTTGGTCAGGTGGTACTCATAGCTGGAGAACCAGGGATAGGTAAGTCTACTCTTCTCCTGCAGGTGTGCGACAGGTTTTCCAAGGAAGAGGGACCTGTACTCTACGTTTCAGGTGAAGAATCAGGAAGACAAATATCCCTAAGGGCAAAGAGGTTAAACATAAGGTCAGAAAATCTATACCTGTACACGGAGACTAATCTTTCCAAGATAGTCCAAGCCATACAGAACATGAGGCCTTCCTTGGTGGTAATAGACTCTATCCAGACCATACACTCGGAGCTCCTCGAATCTTCGGCTGGTTCCGTGGCCCAGGTTAGAGAATGCGCTTTTAAGATAGCTGAGGTATGTAAAGGTTTGGAGATTCCTGTCTTCATAGTGGGTCAGATAACCAAGGAGGGATCCATAGCCGGTCCCAAGGTATTGGAACACTTAGTGGATACGGTCCTTTCCTTTGAGGGTGAGAGGTTTAACTTCTACAGGGTGGTGAAGGTGGTAAAGAATCGCTTTGGGTCTGTAGGAGAGATGGCCGTCTTTAGGATGACGGACGCGGGTCTGGAGGAGGTGTTGGAACCGTCTGCCTTCTTCCTACAGGAGAGGGTTAAAGCTCCCGGTAGTGTGGTCTTTCCTTATACAGAAGGCAGTAAGCCTGTGCTTGTGGAAGTTCAGGCTCTTACGGTGGATGCTCTATACACCACACCCCAGCGCAAGACACAAGGCTTTGATGTAAACAGGCTTGCCCTTATCCTGGCCATACTTGAGAAGGAAGTGAAGATATTCACCAGGGACAAGGATGTGTTCATAAACGTGGTAGGTGGACTATCACTGAGGGAGCCTGCTGTAGATCTTGCTGTGGCCCTGTCAGTGGTATCCTCTGTTAAAAACAAAGCTATAGAAGATGCAATCATCTTTGGCGAGTTGGGACTCGCTGGGGAGGTCAGGGCCGTACACTTCTCGGACATAAGACTAAAGGAGGCTCTACGCTTTGGTTTTAAAAAGGCTATTGTTCCAAAGGGTTCCATGGTAGAGGTAGAGGGTATGGAGATCTACCCTGTATCCTCCATAAAGGAGGCTGTGGAGCTACTCTTTTAG
- a CDS encoding DsrE family protein — MKFLLLVTSNPFSKDYNTVFKLAKELKNHGEVVIFFSGNGAYYILRKECKELHDLGIRMLYCAHSVHQRGIEKPLDFFESSSTYNLSRMLPEFDKIIAFN, encoded by the coding sequence ATGAAGTTTCTGCTTTTGGTAACAAGCAATCCCTTCTCCAAAGACTACAATACAGTCTTCAAACTTGCTAAAGAATTAAAAAATCACGGCGAGGTGGTCATCTTCTTTTCAGGAAACGGTGCTTACTATATCCTCAGGAAAGAGTGTAAAGAGCTTCATGACCTCGGTATACGTATGCTTTATTGCGCTCACTCGGTCCATCAAAGGGGTATAGAAAAGCCTTTGGATTTCTTTGAGAGCAGTTCAACCTATAACCTCTCCAGGATGCTGCCCGAGTTTGATAAGATAATAGCCTTTAACTGA